Proteins encoded together in one Triticum dicoccoides isolate Atlit2015 ecotype Zavitan chromosome 7B, WEW_v2.0, whole genome shotgun sequence window:
- the LOC119336529 gene encoding protein TOPLESS-RELATED PROTEIN 2, which produces MSSLSRELVFLILQFLDEEKFKETVHKLEQESGFYFNMKHFEDLVQGGEWDEVERYLSGFTKVEDNRYSMKIFFEIRKQKYLEALDRHDRAKAVEILVKDLKVFASFNEELFKEITQLLTLDNFRQNEQLSKYGDTKSARNIMLMELKKLIEANPLFRDKLNFPPFKASRLRTLINQSLNWQHQLCKNPRPNPDIKTLFTDHSCAAPTNGARAPPPANGPLVGPIPKTAGFPPMGAHAPFQPVVSPSPNAIAGWMTNPNPSLPHPAIAQGPPGLVQPPNTAAFLKHPRTPTSAPGIDYQSADSEHLMKRMRVGQPDEVSFSGASHPPNVYSQEDLPKQVVRTLNQGSNVMSLDFHPVQQTILLVGTNVGDIGIWEVGSRERIAHKTFKVWDIGSCTLPLQAALMKDAAICVNRCLWSPDGNILGVAFSKHIVQTYTFVPNGELRQQAEIDAHIGGVNDIAFSHPNKSLSIITCGDDKLIKVWDAQSGQKQYTFEGHEASVYSVCPHYKENIQFIFSTAIDGKIKAWLYDCLGSRVDYDAPGHWCTTMSYSADGTRLFSCGTSKDGDSHLVEWNETEGAIKRTYNGFRKRSLGVVQFDTTRNHFLAAGDEFVVKFWDMDNTNILTTTDCEGGLPASPRLRFNREGSLLAVTANDNGIKILANTDGQRLLRMLESRAFEGSRGPPQQINTKPPLLTNLGSASNVSSPIAVNSERPDRMLPAVSMSGLASMDVSRTPDVKPRITEESEKLKTWKLADIVDSGHLRARRCPDTAASPTKVVRLLYTNSGVALLSLGSNAVHKLWKWQRSDRNPNGKSTASISPHLWQPANGILMTNDTSDGNPEEATACIALSKNDSYVMSASGGKVSLFNMMTFKVMTTFMAPPPAATFLAFHPQDNNIIAIGMEDSTIQIYNVRVDEVKSKLKGHQKKITGLAFSQSMNVLVSSGADAQLCVWSIDGWEKKKSKYIQPPANRSGALVGDTRVQFHNDQTHLLVVHESQLAIYDGNLECSRSWYPRDALPAPVSSAIYSCDGLLVYAGFCDGAIGVFEAESLRLRCRIALSAYVPPSISSGASVYPMVVAAHPLEPNQIAVGMSDGAVHVVEPLDADPKWGVAPPQDNGAHPSMSSAPAASNNQTSDQPTR; this is translated from the exons ATGTCGTCGCTCAGCAGGGAGCTGGTCTTCCTCATCCTGCAGTTCCTCGACGAGGAAAAGTTCAAGGAGACGGTGCACAA GTTGGAGCAGGAATCGGGCTTCTACTTCAACATGAAGCACTTCGAGGACCTGGTCCAGGGTGGGGAGTGGGACGAGGTGGAGAGGTACCTCAGCGGCTTCACCAAGGTGGAAGACAACCGCTACTCCATGAAGATATTCTTTGAGATCCGCAAGCAGAAGTACCTTGAAGCCCTCGACAG GCATGATCGGGCCAAGGCAGTGGAGATActcgtcaaggatttgaaggtgtttGCCTCCTTTAACGAGGAGCTGTTCAAGGAGATAACGCAGCTGCTGACTCTGGATAATTTTAG GCAAAATGAGCAGCTGTCCAAATACGGGGATACAAAGTCAGCCCGGAATATCATGCTCATGGAGCTTAAGAAGCTTATCGAGGCAAACCCTCTGTTCCGAGACAAGCTTAATTTCCCACCATTTAAAGCCTCAAGACTGCGCACGTTGAttaatcaaag TCTTAACTGGCAACATCAGCTCTGCAAGAATCCTAGACCAAACCCTGACATAAAGACACTCTTCACGGATCACTCCTGTGCTGCTCCTACCAATGGAGCAAGAGCTCCTCCCCCTGCCAATGGTCCTCTTGTTGGACCAATCCCCAAAACAGCTGGATTCCCTCCAATGGGTGCTCATGCT CCGTTTCAACCCGTGGTTTCACCATCTCCAAATGCAATTGCTGGTTGGATGACAAATCCCAATCCCTCCTTACCACATCCTGCTATTGCACAAGGGCCGCCCGGTCTTGTTCAGCCACCAAACACAG CGGCATTTCTGAAGCATCCAAGGACTCCTACAAGTGCGCCTGGCATTGACTATCAGTCTGCAGATTCTGAACATCTGATGAAAAGAATGCGTGTAGGCCAGCCAGATGAG GTGTCATTCTCTGGTGCAAGCCATCCTCCCAATGTTTACAGTCAAGAAGACCTCCCCAAACAAGTTGTTCGCACACTCAATCAGGGTTCTAATGTTATGAGCCTGGATTTCCATCCTGTTCAACAAACTATTCTTCTAG TTGGAACAAATGTTGGTGACATCGGGATATGGGAAGTTGGTTCACGCGAAAGGATAGCACACAAGACATTTAAAGTTTGGGACATTGGCTCCTGCACCTTGCCATTGCAG GCTGCACTAATGAAAGATGCTGCAATATGTGTCAATAGGTGTCTGTGGAGCCCTGATGGAAATATTTTAG GTGTGGCATTTTCAAAGCATATTGTTCAGACTTATACGTTTGTTCCTAATGGAGAGTTAAGACAGCAAGCAGAG ATTGATGCTCACATTGGCGGGGTCAATGACATTGCATTCTCTCACCCCAACAAGTCCCTATCAATTATTACATGTGGCGATGACAAACTCATTAAG GTATGGGATGCTCAGTCTGGACAAAAGCAATACACATTTGAAGGCCATGAGGCTTCAGTGTACTCTGTTTGCCCTCACTACAAGGAGAACATTCAG TTTATCTTTTCTACCGCCATCGATGGAAAAATCAAGGCATGGTTATACGACTGTTTGGGCTCACGGGTTGACTACGATGCTCCTGGACATTGGTGTACTACCATGTCTTATAGTGCTGATGGTACAAG GCTCTTCTCTTGTGGAACTAGTAAAGACGGTGATTCCCACTTGGTCGAGTGGAATGAGACTGAAGGAGCTATTAAGAGGACATATAATGGCTTCAGGAAACGGTCACTGGGTGTTGTCCAGTTTGACACAACGAGAAACCATTTTTTGGCTGCTGGAGATGAATTCGTTGTTAAATTCTGGGATATGGATAACACCAACATACTGACAACAACAGATTGTGAGGGTGGACTGCCT GCAAGCCCGCGCCTGAGATTTAATAGAGAAGGGTCATTGCTTGCTGTTACAGCAAATGATAATGGAATAAAAATATTAGCGAACACCGATGGGCAGCGTTTGCTGAGGATGCTAGAGAGCAGGGCTTTTGAAGGCTCTCGTGGACCCCCTCAACAAATTAATACCAAG CCTCCACTGCTCACCAACCTTGGTTCTGCTTCAAATGTATCTAGTCCTATAGCAGTGAACTCAGAGCGACCTGATAGGATGTTGCCTGCAGTATCAATGAGTGGACTG GCATCTATGGATGTTAGCAGAACGCCGGATGTTAAACCAAGAATAACTGAGGAATCTGAAAAGCTGAAGACCTGGAAGTTGGCCGACATTGTTGATTCAGGACATCTTCGGGCACGGCGTTGTCCAGATACAGCAGCATCTCCAACAAAA GTTGTCCGTTTGTTGTATACAAATAGTGGGGTTGCACTTTTGTCTCTCGGTTCCAATGCTGTTCATAAGCTGTGGAAATGGCAACGCAGTGACAGGAATCCTAATGGCAAG TCTACTGCATCTATTTCGCCTCACCTGTGGCAACCAGCAAATGGTATTCTAATGACAAATGACACAAGTGATGGCAACCCAGAAGAAGCAACTGCCTGCATTGCGTTGTCTAAAAATGACTCCTATGTTATGTCTGCATCTGGTGGCAAAGTCTCTTTGTTCAATATGATGACGTTCAAG GTCATGACTACTTTCATGGCACCTCCACCTGCTGCGACTTTCCTCGCATTCCACCCACAGGACAATAATATTATTGCTATAGGAATGGAGGACTCGACCATTCAAATCTACAATGTCCGTGTTGATGAG GTTAAAAGCAAGCTCAAGGGTCATCAGAAAAAGATTACCGGACTGGCATTTTCTCAATCAATGAATGTTCTTGTATCTTCAGGTGCTGATGCTCAG CTATGCGTCTGGAGCATTGATGGTTGGGAGAAGAAGAAATCAAAATATATCCAACCCCCGGCAAATCGCTCTGGTGCTTTAGTTGGCGATACAAGGGTCCAGTTTCACAATGACCAAACACATCTTCTTGTAGTTCATGAGAGCCAACTGGCAATCTATGATGGAAATCTTGAATGCTCGCGCTCG TGGTACCCAAGAGATGCACTGCCAGCGCCAGTTTCGAGTGCAATATACTCGTGTGATGGTCTCCTGGTTTACGCTGGTTTCTGTGATGGTGCTATTGGAGTGTTTGAAGCCGAGTCCCTTAGGTTGCGTTGCAGGATTGCACTTTCCGCCTATGTGCCTCCTTCAATATCTAG CGGGGCAAGTGTGTACCCCATGGTTGTAGCGGCGCATCCCTTGGAGCCTAACCAAATTGCAGTTGGAATGAGTGATGGGGCAGTTCATGTGGTTGAGCCGCTGGACGCTGACCCAAAGTGGGGAGTCGCGCCCCCCCAGGATAACGGAGCCCATCCGTCCATGTCATCAGCTCCAGCAGCATCTAACAACCAGACGTCTGATCAGCCAACGAGATGA